Genomic window (Jeotgalibaca ciconiae):
TCATAAAAAATTAAAACAAGAATTAATAAAATAATTCCTAAAAAATAAGCAACTGGTGCAAGTTTCCATAATTGCTCTGAGTCAAAATTCATCATAATAATTACGACTATTGTTCCCAATGCATACCAAGCAATGTGCATGATGACAGGCTTCAAGGAGGGCGTACTGCTCATTAAATACATGGTTGAATATAAGGTCACGACACTGATAATTGCTAAAAGCAAAACCGATAAAATAATTCCATAATCGATTTTAGATACATCAGGTTTTGAATTTGTCTGTTGATTTCTCATGAATGTTTCCTTTCTTTCTATATCCGAACTTCATTAAGTTATTATATAGATAAATGCAAATAAAATAAAGGTAAGAATCGGTAAAGCCTCTTCTTACCTTTATTTTTATAGGTTTCTTTATCTTCCCCAATCAGAGTAATCCTCTTGTCCAGGTAAATGATCCATTTTAATTTTGGCGTTTTCTTTTAATAAGGATTTCTGTAAAATCTGTTTGGTTGCAAGATATTTTTGCGCCTGCTCAGAATAGACAACAGATAAATAGGTTTCCCCTTCATCAATGACAATTTTATTTTCATGCGTATAGTCATAGATAATCACATTCAAAATCCCGCCAAGGATAAAAACATTTCCGATTAAATACAACCACAGCATCAGCACAATGAATACTCCAATTGCACCATTTCCAATTGCCTGTCCTCCAGCAAAGCTAATATATAAAGAGAATAATTGGGATACTAATAAAAACCCAATTGTAGCCAATATTGCTCCTGGTATTGCATATTTAAATTCCCATTTTACGTTTGGAACCATGTAATAAACAAACGACATAATAACAACTAATACAACAAGTGCCACAATCCAGCGGAAGTATTCAAAGGTGGAGATAACAGAGACGATATCAAAAGGAATAAAATTTTCAATCAGATTCAATATCTCTCTACCAAATACAAAGATGAATGATACTGCACCGATTAAAACCACAAACAGTAAGGTAATCAAGAATGAGAAAATTCGAGTAATAATAAAATTTTTACGTTCTTCTACACCATAAACTTGGTTCAATACTCGTTGAAAAATGGTAAATGCTTTGGAGGCGGGCCAAATGGAAATCAACAAACCGATTGACACAACGCCGCCGCTGCCTCCAGTAAGGTAATCTTCCAAAATCGGCAACAAGACCGTTCCAACTTCAGCGGGAACTCCCATCTCAACATATTCCAATACTTGTTCAGCCGGGATAGGCAGCAAGGGAATGATATTTCCTAATGCGAGCAATATAGGAAATAGCGCTAAAAGAATATAATAAGCAAGTTCTGCAGACTGTCTTCCCATTTCTGCACGCTTAAACTGCTTCATTGCAATAGTGATGGCTTTTCTAACATCAAATTTTTGTTTTTCTTTTGAAATGGCAGCCACGATTTTCACGACCTTTTATTTTAGTTACCTTTATCTTATCAGAGCACATGGCTCTACGTAAAATGAAAAGACCGATTCATCGAGAATCGGCCTTTATTTCTTGAAAGGCTATTAGTTTTTCTATTTTCATTATTTAAGATTATCAAAGCTTGCTCCGCCTATACGTTTACGTCGAAAATCCAGCCTTCTGGGCCTTCTTTATCACCGAATTGAATAGCCGTCAATGTTTCATATAATTTTTGGGTAATTGGTCCAACTTCTGTTTCTGAGTAAAAGACATGGAAGTCGTCTTTTGTCTGAATACCACCAATCGGCGAAATAACTGCAGCAGTCCCGCAAGCTCCCGCTTCCTTAAATTCATCTAATTTGTCTACGTAGACATCTCGTTCTTCCACTTTCAGACCAAGATAATGTTCTGCTAAGTGTAATAAAGAATACTTCGTGATGCTTGGCAAAATAGATGGTGAATCCGGTGTTACAAATACATCGTCATGGGTAATAGCGTAGAAGTTCGCTGAACCAACTTCTTCAATTTTTGTATGAGTAGCTGGATCTAAGTAAATACAGTCACTAAAGTGACGATCCGTTGCTAGTTTTCCTGGCAATAAACTAGCTGCATAGTTTCCGCCAACTTTTGCGGCACCTGTTCCATGAGGCGCTGCACGATCATAATCCGAAACCACAAAATTCGTAGGAGCAAGACCCCCTTTAAAGTA
Coding sequences:
- a CDS encoding branched-chain amino acid aminotransferase, translating into MMTEKKELVDLDWKNLGFSYMKTDYRFISHWKEGSWDEGKLVTENTVTISEGSTALHYGQSCFEGLKAYRTKDGRIQLFRPDENAKRMEKSCERLMMPAFPVERFVDAVKQVVRANEAWVPPYESGSTLYIRPYLIGVGDNIGVKPAPEYIFSIFVMPVGPYFKGGLAPTNFVVSDYDRAAPHGTGAAKVGGNYAASLLPGKLATDRHFSDCIYLDPATHTKIEEVGSANFYAITHDDVFVTPDSPSILPSITKYSLLHLAEHYLGLKVEERDVYVDKLDEFKEAGACGTAAVISPIGGIQTKDDFHVFYSETEVGPITQKLYETLTAIQFGDKEGPEGWIFDVNV
- a CDS encoding YihY/virulence factor BrkB family protein — translated: MAAISKEKQKFDVRKAITIAMKQFKRAEMGRQSAELAYYILLALFPILLALGNIIPLLPIPAEQVLEYVEMGVPAEVGTVLLPILEDYLTGGSGGVVSIGLLISIWPASKAFTIFQRVLNQVYGVEERKNFIITRIFSFLITLLFVVLIGAVSFIFVFGREILNLIENFIPFDIVSVISTFEYFRWIVALVVLVVIMSFVYYMVPNVKWEFKYAIPGAILATIGFLLVSQLFSLYISFAGGQAIGNGAIGVFIVLMLWLYLIGNVFILGGILNVIIYDYTHENKIVIDEGETYLSVVYSEQAQKYLATKQILQKSLLKENAKIKMDHLPGQEDYSDWGR